The following coding sequences are from one Lolium rigidum isolate FL_2022 chromosome 6, APGP_CSIRO_Lrig_0.1, whole genome shotgun sequence window:
- the LOC124666514 gene encoding probable glycerol-3-phosphate dehydrogenase [NAD(+)] 1, cytosolic, translating into MVGSVHVNGSTNGANGTEERLDELRRLLGKSEGDLLKIVSIGAGAWGSVFAALLQDAYGHFREKVQIRVWRRPGRAVDRSTAEHIFDVINSREDVLRRLIRRCAYLKYVEARLGDRTLYADEILRDGFCLNMVDTPLCPLKVVTNLQEAVWDADIVVNGLPSTETREVFEELSNYWKERISVPVIISLAKGIEASLDPIPRIITPTQMISSAAGVPTENILYLGGPNIASEIYNKEYANARICGSNKWRKPLAKFLRQPHFIVWDNSDLVTHEVMGGLKNVYAIGAGMVAALTNESATSKSVYFAHCTSEMIFITHLLTEQPEKLAGPLLADTYVTLLKGRNAWYGQMLAKGELRLDMGDSIKGKGMIQGISAVGAFFELLSQPSLSVQHPEENKQVAPAELCPILKRLYRILIKRELPVRDILQALRDETMNDPRERIEMAQSHAFYRPSLLGKP; encoded by the exons ATGGTTGGGAGCGTGCACGTGAACGGGTCCACGAACGGCGCCAACGGCACCGAGGAGCGGCTGGACGAGCTGCGCCGGCTGCTCGGCAAGTCAGAGGGCGACTTGCTCAAGATCGTCAGCATCGGCGCCGGGGCCTGGGGCAGCGTCTTTGCTGCTCTGCTGCAGGACGCCTACGGCCATTTCAGGGAGAAGGTGCAGATACGGGTGTGGCGCCGGCCAGGGCGGGCGGTGGACCGGTCCACCGCGGAGCACATCTTCGATGTGATCAACTCGAGGGAGGACGTGCTGAGGCGCCTGATCCGCCGGTGCGCCTACCTGAAGTATGTCGAGGCGCGGCTGGGGGACCGGACCTTGTACGCCGATGAGATTTTGAGGGATGGGTTCTGTTTGAACATGGTCGACACGCCGCTCTGCCCGTTGAAGGTGGTCACCAACCTGCAGGAAGCTGTCTGGGATGCTGATATCGTGGTGAATGGGCTGCCGTCCACTGAGACAAGGGAGGTCTTTGAGGAGCTCAGCAACTACTGGAAGGAGCGGATCAGTGTTCCGGTGATCATTTCTCTTGCCAAGGGGATAGAAGCCTCCTTGGACCCGATTCCTCGTATCATCACGCCTACGCAAATGATCAGTTCCGCAG CTGGAGTTCCAACTGAGAATATACTCTATCTTGGAGGTCCAAACATTGCCTCagaaatttataataaagaatatGCAAATGCTCGAATCTGTGGATCCaataagtggaggaaacctcttgCTAAGTTTTTGAGGCAACCACATTTCATTGTCTGGGATAATAGTGACCTTGTCACTCATGAGGTGATGGGTGGCCTGAAGAATGTCTATGCTATTGGCGCTG GAATGGTGGCAGCTTTAACAAACGAGAGTGCAACAAGCAAATCAGTTTATTTTGCTCACTGCACGTCCGAGATGATATTCATTACTCATCTGCTGACAGAACAGCCAGAGAAACTTGCTGGCCCACTTCTGGCTGATACTTATGTAACTCTCCTAAAAGGTCGCAACGCATGGTACGGGCAAATGCTAGCAAAGGGAGAACTCAGGCTCGATATGGGTGACAGTATCAAGGGAAAGGGGATGATTCAG GGTATTTCTGCTGTTGGTGCCTTTTTTGAGCTGCTCAGCCAACCCAGCTTAAGTGTCCAACACCCAGAGGAAAACAAGCAAGTTGCTCCTGCTGAACTGTGCCCAATTCTGAAGAGGCTTTATAGAATTCTAATAAAAAG GGAGCTCCCAGTGAGAGACATTCTCCAAGCCCTGAGAGACGAGACCATGAACGATCCGCGCGAAAGGATCGAGATGGCGCAGAGCCACGCGTTCTACCGCCCGTCTCTGCTCGGAAAGCCCTGA